In the genome of Aspergillus luchuensis IFO 4308 DNA, chromosome 2, nearly complete sequence, one region contains:
- a CDS encoding uncharacterized protein (COG:S;~EggNog:ENOG410PVBI;~SECRETED:SignalP(1-20)) has product MRLLLATISAGVLWLPQVLGRANTTAPNYTVDELWKLETTFWDNFLYPANVEQMEAINSTLFTPDVQGRVDITRVFNGSELNTEYIFGLFSDPDHVSLVGVPVDYSITQFIAQGNIASATTVVTFNATSFGNLLVPVTIDTWIMWDSDGRIMQYDATFRWFGFLLDTLVEALAESINGTTSQATASLTQILATTICATHDQYCTGANQQYDNNTACLEFLTTAIPLGKDYELGRNTLLCREVHEHMVQYDPALHCPHIGPTGGDYCVNDQTYAQKVLQKYFNQSWIVGVPSTGDIWLGD; this is encoded by the exons ATGCGTCTCTTGCTGGCTACTATATCAGCCGGGGTGTTGTGGCTTCCCCaggtgttggggagggcCAACACGACTGCGCCGAATTATACGGTCGATGAGCTGTGGAAGTTGGAAACTACCTTCTGGGACAACTTCCTATATCCTGCCAATGTTGAGCAGATGGAGGCCATTAATTCCACCTTGTTTACTCCGGAT GTACAAGGTCGAGTAGACATCACCCGCGTGTTCAACGGCAGCGAATTGAACACAGAGTATATCTTCGGACTGTTTTCGGACCCTGACCATGTTAGTCTAGTTGGGGTTCCCGTTGACTATAGTATTACGCAGTTCATCGCCCAGGGGAATATCGCATCCGCGACCACTGTCGTCACCTTTAATGCCACCTCGTTCGGTAATCTGCTGGTACCAGTCACCATTGACACGTGGATCATGTGGGATTCCGACGGACGCATTATGCAATATGATGCCACCTTTCGTTGGTTCGGATTTCTGCTGGATACCCTGGTAGAGGCTTTGGCGGAGTCCATCAACGGCACGACCAGCCAGGCTACGGCATCACTGACCCAGATCCTCGCCACGACCATCTGCGCAACGCATGATCAATACTGCACCGGTGCAAACCAACAATACGATAACAATACGGCTTGTCTTGAGTTCCTGACCACGGCGATTCCGCTCGGGAAGGACTACGAGCTAGGTCGGAACACCCTGTTATGTCGGGAGGTTCATGAGCACATGGTGCAGTATGATCCGGCGCTTCACTGTCCACATATCGGGCCAACAGGGGGAGATTATTGTGTCAATGATCAGACCTATGCACAAAAGGTCCTTCAGAAGTACTTCAACCAGTCATGGATTGTGGGCGTGCCCTCAACCGGGGATAT